DNA from Paludisphaera mucosa:
TCCAGGGTCGTGACGATCCCCGAGGGCCAGACGATCGTGAGCCGGTCGATGGGGTCGGCCCCGACGCCGATGGTCAGCCGGGGATCGTTGGCGGATTCCATGCTGACGCCCCCCTTGAGCTGCCGGTAGATCGTCCGCTTCGGGGTCTCGACGATCGCCAGCGAGCCGACCGCGTCGCGGTTGCTCTTCGTCCCCTGGAGGGCCAGGCGGATCCAGTGGTTCTTCGTCGGCGTGTCGTTGCGGAGGATCGCGGCGGGGCGGTCCTTCTCGTTGACCACGATGTCGACGTCGCCGTCGTCGTCGATATCCCCGAACGCCGCGCCCCGGCCGACGTGCTTCTGCTCGAAGTACGGGCCGACGTCGCGGGTCGAGAGCCGGAACCGCTTGCCGTCCATGTTGCGGAAGAGCTGGGCGGGCTCCTCGTAGTCGATCGGCTGGCCGAGTTTCCGGCGGTTGTCGTCGACGTGGCCGTTGCTGATGAAGACGTCGGGCCAGCCGTCGGCGTCGAAGTCGACCAGGCCCGTCCCCCATTTGACGAACGGCATCGTGTCGGACGCCAGGCCGAAGAAGGCCGTGTTGTCGAAGAAGCCTCGGTTGCCGAAGTTCTGATAGAGCGTGGCGTACTCCTGGGCGAAGTTCGTCACGAACAGCTCGGGGAAGCCGTCGCCGTCGACGTCCTCGGCGTCCACCCCCATCCCCGACTGCGCGACGCCGTTGTAGTCGAAGGCCGCGCCCGACAGCTCGGTGGCGTCGTCGAAGGTGCCGTCGCCGCGGTTGAAGAAGAGGAAATTGGGGTTCATGTCGTTGGCGACGTAGAGGTCGACCAGGCCGTCGTCGTTCAGGTCGGCGGCGACGACGCCGAAGCCGTGGCCGTCGGCCCGGGGGTGCGGCTCCCGCTTCTTCTCGACGACGTCCACCTTCTTCTTGGCCCCGGTCTTGGGGTCGACCTCCTCCTTCTGGCCGGTGACGACCTCGGTCTCGACGGTGATGGCCTGGTCGAAGACGTCGGTGAAGGTCAGGTCGCCGTTGTTGCGGTAGAGCATGTGCTTGACGGGGACGATCGACCGGGGCGAGGCGTAGAGCCAGATCTTCTTCTCGGCGTCGCCGACGCGGGCGTGGTCCTCGGGGTAGTTCCAGCGGCCGTAGTTGGCGACGTAGACGTCCAGGTCGCCGTCGTTGTCGTAGTCGAGCATGGCCCCGCCCGAGGACCACGACGGCCTGTCGACGCCGGCCTTGGCGCTCACGTCCAGGAACGTGCCGTCGCCGTTGTTGCGGTAGAGCCTGTTGGGGCCGTAGTTGCAGAGGAAGACGTCGCGGTCGCCGTCGTTGTCGACGTCGCCGACCACGACGCCGTGGCAGAAGCCGCGGAAGCCCAGGCCCGAACGCTCGGTGGCGTCCTCGAATCGGCCGTCGCCGAGGTTCCGGAAGAGCCGGTTCGAGCCCTTCTCGGCGGTCCCCAGGGGGAGCAGGGTCTGGGTGGCGAAATAGAGGTCCAGCCGGCCGTCGCCGTCGTAGTCGAAGATCGCCACGCCCGAGCCGTTGGCGGTCGGGAAGTGCTTCTCGTCGACCATGCCCGAGAAGTGGACGAAGTCGACGCCCCACTCCTTGGAGACCTCGGCGAAGCGGAAGGGGCTCGACTCGGTCTGCTTGGACAGCACGACCGAGCTGGTCACGAGCGTCACGCGGTCGCCGGGGATCGAGGAGACCGCCTGCGCCGGCTTCTTGGCGGTCGGGCGGGGAGTCGAGGGTTTGGACGTGGGGCCGGGGCGACCGGAAGCCGCGGCGACCTTGCCCGCCGGTCGAGCCTCGGGGTCGGGCCCGCCGCCCCCCCCGCCGCAGCCTGCGAGCGCCAGCAGGGCCGCGAACGCCGCCCCCGCAAGCCCCCGGGATAAGCCGGCGACGCGGGTGCCCGGCCCGGATCGAGTCGTGCCTCTCATGACGTACCTTCTTCTCGCCCGCGGGATCCCGGCGGCGCTGATGATGGAAGATGAGATCGTCGCCGGCCCGCACCCGGATCCCGCCGTCGCTCGCGGACGTCGTCGCACACGACGGGCCGACGCGGGATCGATCGTATCACGGTCGGCCGCGCCAGGCGAAGGCCCTCGCGACGCTCGGGCACGGCGATTCGATTCCCGCTTTTCCGACGACTGGAACGTCGTTCGCAACGTCGACGGTCGTCACGATCGCCAAGGATCGCTCAAAACCCCCATCCCGCACGCGGGGCGGCGGCGTCCTTCCAGCGTCGGTACAGATTGTGTATCTTACCCATAGTCGATCTCGATCGGCCCCGTACATCCGTTGGGACGGTCAGGTTGCGTCCTCCTCGTCGTGCCTCGTCGGGGAATCGATCATCCGACAGTCGCACCCGAGCGATAGAGAGTCCAATGGCCCTCTCGCGGCGGGTGCGAAATCAACCTGGGAGCGAATACATGCAACGTCTCGTGTCGACCGCGGTCCTGGCGGCGATAGCCGTCGCCCTGGGGACCTTCGGCCAGCCACGCGCGTCGGCCGCGCCGGCGCCTTCCACCTATGCGAACGTCGAGAAGGCGATCCGCGACCTCAACGCAGCCTGGTCGCGGCCCGAGGTCCCCAAGGATCCCAACGCCCCCGGCTGGGGCGTCTTCTTCGACGCGATGCTGGGCCAGCTCAAGGCGTACACCGAGGCCCAGACGCCCGAAGACCGCGTCGGGCCGCTGAACCAGCTCTACCAGATGTCGGCCGCCCTGGCCCCGGTCCCCTGGCAGCCGGCCCAGACGATCCGCGAGGAGCTGCGGGCCTGGCTCCGCCCCCGCGTCCAGCTCGCCTGGGCCGAGCGCCGCATCAATGAGAGGCTCCAGGGCCTCCCGCCCACGAACGACCCCGCCGTGCAGGCGAACCGCCAGGCCTGGTCCACGTTCGTCGCCGGCGACCTCGCCCAGGCGCTGACGAAGTATCATGGCGCGACCACCGTCGGCCAGCGTCAGGAGGGCCTGAAGGCGATCCACCAGGCCCTGACGGCCCTCAGCCAGCGGAACGCCGCGCAGCCCTGGCAGCCGTCGGCCGACCTCCAGAATGCCATCAGCGGGCTGTTCAACCAGCCCAACCTGGACATCACCGCCGACCTCTCGATCGTCCAGCCCCTGTTCGACGCCCCGCTCGTGACGACCGGGCCGATCTTCCGCAAGGGCTACTGGTCGCAGGTGACGGCCGGCCCCAAGACGGGCTTCGGCCTGCTCCCCAGCGACCAGGGGATCGTGTTCTACAACAAGCAGATGCTCCAGAGCACGACGCCGATCACCGACTTCCAGAACCAGGTCGCCTCCGACCAGAAGGGCCAGCGGGCGGCCAAGATGTACCAGTTCACGGCCACGAGCCTCGACTCGGCCGAGCAGACCGTCTATGCCACGATCAGCACCTCGGGCCTGTCGCTCACGCCCCAGGCGTCGCACAACGTCAACGCCCAGATCTGCTCGACCCCGCAGCCGGGCGGCGGCCTGACCCGGGCGATCGCCGGCCTCGTCGGATACGGCCAGAACCGGATCACGAACGAGGTCTACCAGAACGCCCTGGCCCAGTTCCAGCAACGGATCCCCCAGGAGGCCCAGGAAGAAGCGATGGAGCGGATCGCCGGCGAGACCGCCCAGCGCAACGCCCAGATCCAGCGATTCCTCATCGGCAACGACCTGCTGGCCATCCAGGAATTCCTCGTCTCCGGGCTGTCGCTGCGGTCGCGGCCCGACGCCGTGTACGTCGGCGGGCTCTTCCAGTCCCGCACCGGCGACACCCAGCGCGGGGCCGACGCCCCTCAGCCGACGCGCTTCGCCGCCCCCGACGCCGGCCTGACCGCCGACGTCCACGTCGGCTCGGTCATGACCAGCGCCGTCGACGCCCTCTTCCGGCGTCCCGACGTCCAGGCCGTCGAGAACCTGATGATCGTTACCCACGACGTGCCCCCGGGCACGCCCCCGGCCCAGGCCGCGACGATCACCCGCAACGTCGACTTCCCGACCTACCTGAAGGCCGTCGACGAGGCCCGCAAGGCCAACAACCCCAAGGTGCAGGCCCTGCGGATCCGCCGGCCCTCGCAGCCGCCCGAGTTCGCCGCCGACGCCCGCGGCTTCCTGGTCGCGATCGTCAAGGACGTCGAGATCGACGTCCCCGCCCCCGACGCCAACAGTCAGGCCGGCTCGGCCGTGGGGGCCAACGCCAAGGTCCTGCGCATCAAGCTGCCGCAGACGGAGATCGCCCTTTCCTACAAGGTCGAGCCCCTCTCGGCCGTCTCCTACCACGTCACCGGCAAGATCGAGGACCTGACCGTGCCGCCCACGGCCCAGGTCGTCGCCATCCGCGAGAGCGAGGCCGACGCCCAGCCGCTCAACCGCTTCAGCGGGGCCCTGGTGATCACCGCCCTGCTCGGCCGGATC
Protein-coding regions in this window:
- a CDS encoding CRTAC1 family protein, giving the protein MRGTTRSGPGTRVAGLSRGLAGAAFAALLALAGCGGGGGGPDPEARPAGKVAAASGRPGPTSKPSTPRPTAKKPAQAVSSIPGDRVTLVTSSVVLSKQTESSPFRFAEVSKEWGVDFVHFSGMVDEKHFPTANGSGVAIFDYDGDGRLDLYFATQTLLPLGTAEKGSNRLFRNLGDGRFEDATERSGLGFRGFCHGVVVGDVDNDGDRDVFLCNYGPNRLYRNNGDGTFLDVSAKAGVDRPSWSSGGAMLDYDNDGDLDVYVANYGRWNYPEDHARVGDAEKKIWLYASPRSIVPVKHMLYRNNGDLTFTDVFDQAITVETEVVTGQKEEVDPKTGAKKKVDVVEKKREPHPRADGHGFGVVAADLNDDGLVDLYVANDMNPNFLFFNRGDGTFDDATELSGAAFDYNGVAQSGMGVDAEDVDGDGFPELFVTNFAQEYATLYQNFGNRGFFDNTAFFGLASDTMPFVKWGTGLVDFDADGWPDVFISNGHVDDNRRKLGQPIDYEEPAQLFRNMDGKRFRLSTRDVGPYFEQKHVGRGAAFGDIDDDGDVDIVVNEKDRPAAILRNDTPTKNHWIRLALQGTKSNRDAVGSLAIVETPKRTIYRQLKGGVSMESANDPRLTIGVGADPIDRLTIVWPSGIVTTLEKPDLDREHRLVEPADQAPTMLYGQPRVKREPAKDPAAK